In Phycisphaerae bacterium, the genomic stretch GCGGCCCTGGCGGGCGGCGTGGCCACGTATCTGCACCGGGATCTGGACTTGCTGATGATGGGCGAGGTGATGGCCGCCAGCCGGGGCGTGGCCGTGCGGCATTCCCGACGACTGATCTACTTCTCGGCGTCGCTGCTCACCGCCGGCGTCGTGGCTCACGTCGGGCCGATCGGCTTCGTTTGCCTTCTGGTCCCGCACATTTGCCGGGCCCTGGTCGGTCCGACCCACCGGCGGCTGATTCCCGCCTGTGCCCTGGGCGGGGCGGCGTTCCTGCCGCTGTGCGACCTGCTGGCCCGCAACGCGATGTGGTGGCTTGCGGGGGAAACGCGGCAGATCCCCGTGGGGGTGCTGACCAGCCTGATCGGCGGCAGCTTCTTCCTCTATTTGCTGCTGGTTCGGCGGGAGCGAAGTGGGGTGCGGTGAGGCTGCCCGGCCGGGCAGCGATGGACATGAGCGGGTCTGACCCGTAGAAGCCGCCCGGCCTAGCGGATATCATGCGGCCATGGCGGACAAACGGCGGGGGCCGGTCGATTCCGCCGCTGCTTCAGGATTCAAGACGAAGGGTGAAGTGATGTATCGTGTCCTGATTACCGGTGCTATTCATCCAATCGGCGTGGAAATGCTTCGGCGCGAGCCGGACATCGAGGTCGATTTTCAGCCCGATATTCCCTACGCGCGGGTCCTGGAGATCATCCCGCCCTACCACGGCCTGGTCTCACGCTCCGAAACGGACATTCCCCGCGAGTTGATCGACCGGGGCACGTCTCTGAAGGTCATCGCCCGGGCGGCCGTCGGAATCGCCAACATCGACGTCGAGTACGCCACCCAGAAGGGTATCCTGGTCACTAATACGCCGGGGAAGAACACCAATTCGGCGGCCGAACTGACCATGGGGCTGCTTCTGGCCGTCATGCGCAAGATCAGCCCAGCCAACGAGGCCATGAAGCGGTTGGAGTGGGCCCGCCACCGCTTCAACGGCACGGAACTGATGGGCAAGACCATTGGCATCATCGGTCTGGGCAACGTGGGCCATCGGATGGCCAAGTTCTGCCTCGGATTCGACATGCGTGTTCTGGCCTACGACCCCTACATTCCGGATGAGGCCTTCCAGCGCAACCGGGTGGAGAAGGCCGACCTCGAGACGCTGATTCGTGAATCAGACATCATCTCGGTCCACACGCCCAAGAACAAGGAGACGACCGGGATGATTGGCGGGGACATGATTGCCCAGATGAAGCCTGGGGTGATTCTCCTGAATGCGGCCCGGGGCGGCATCATTGACGAGGCCGCCATGCTGGCGGGGCTCAGGAGCGGGCACGTGGGGGGTGCGGGGATCGACACGTGGCCGGTCGAACCGCCCAAGGAGAATGCGTTTCGCGATCTGCCGAACGTGGTGATGACCCCGCATATTGGGGCCTCGACCGAGGAGGCCCAGATCCGCGTGGCCGAGACGATCGCGATGCAGGTTCCGCGCGCGTTGCGCGGCGGCGTGGTCGATTACCCGGTCAACATGCCGCAGATTCGCATGCTGGAAGGCGACGTGATGACCAGCTACACGGTGCTGGTAGAAAAGCTCGGCCAGTTCGCCGCCCAGTTCGTGGACTTCACGCCGACCGATCTGGAGGTCATTCTGCGCGGCTCGATCTCGGGCAAGGACTGCACCCTGCTCCGCCTGGCGTTCCTCAAGGGCTACCTGAAGATGAAGCTGGACTATGTCAGCTACGTCAACGCGGAGCTGCGGG encodes the following:
- a CDS encoding phosphoglycerate dehydrogenase; translated protein: MADKRRGPVDSAAASGFKTKGEVMYRVLITGAIHPIGVEMLRREPDIEVDFQPDIPYARVLEIIPPYHGLVSRSETDIPRELIDRGTSLKVIARAAVGIANIDVEYATQKGILVTNTPGKNTNSAAELTMGLLLAVMRKISPANEAMKRLEWARHRFNGTELMGKTIGIIGLGNVGHRMAKFCLGFDMRVLAYDPYIPDEAFQRNRVEKADLETLIRESDIISVHTPKNKETTGMIGGDMIAQMKPGVILLNAARGGIIDEAAMLAGLRSGHVGGAGIDTWPVEPPKENAFRDLPNVVMTPHIGASTEEAQIRVAETIAMQVPRALRGGVVDYPVNMPQIRMLEGDVMTSYTVLVEKLGQFAAQFVDFTPTDLEVILRGSISGKDCTLLRLAFLKGYLKMKLDYVSYVNAELRAKSVGLSVRVTDDPGFTNYESAVGFHFTGGGRDFTIAGVVFTGPHPRITLIDDFPFEVEPEGTFLAIHSRDRLGVVSGISSILDQHKVVINSFEFSHSHTRKRSMFLIRVGKDLPETVLEQLRSREHITRVAKIVI